TGTCGTTGAAAGTGTGGATATATGGGATTGTCGTCGCCGCCGCGGCACCTGTGCTGTTCGGCTGCGCCAGCACCGGGGAAAAGACCGCTTTCGTCGAACCGGCGCAGAAGCCGTTGACGGTGCTCGCCACTACGGACATGAAGACTCGCGGTCTGCGGGTGGTGCGGCGCTCGCACACCGCCAAGGCGACGAGCCTGAAGGTGATGCAGGGAATCTTCGGCGCGATGGGCGGCGGCGTGGGGGTGCAGACCTTCAAGAAGGAGGACCTGCTGGGCGAGCCGAACGAGGCGATCGTCGATCCGGGTCTGGGTACGCTGCCGGGCGTGCTGGAGGCGCGTTTGCGTGACTATGCAGCCGCGCATCCGCAGGATGTGCCGCCAGCGGCCTTCAAGGTGAAGGCCGAGAACTGGCTCCTGGTCTACAAGTCGCTGTCGGACGCGAATACGCCGTATGAGCTGCACTTCTCGGTACGGATGGAAGCGCGTCCGGCCGACGTGGCAGGGGTACGCCAGGCAGTGGTGTCGCAGCGCTGCGCGCCGGCCGTCATCGAGTTGCCGATCGGTGCCTGGGAGGCCGACGACTACGCCGAAGTCAAGCGACGGGCGGTGGAACTTTCCGAGCAATGCGCGGCCGAGTTCGCGCAGGGCTTCCCGACGCTGTTCGAGAAGGTCGAAGCGATGGCGGTAACGCAGCAATAATCCTGCTGTCGCCGCCTGCGCGGCTCTCGTCGGCGTGGCCGCCATCGCCACGATGGCGGTCGCTGCCGACCACCGAATCAGCGCGTCGCAGGCGAACCCGTCGCAGTTCAGCGCTATGCTGCACGTCATTGCCTGGACGCCGAGCACGATGACCGACACGCCTGCACCCCCCGTACTCTCCGCCATCGAGGCCCGTGCGCTGGGCTGCCTGATCGAAAAGGAGGCCACCACGCCGGATGCGTATCCGCTCACGGTCAATGCGACGGTGGTGGCGGCCAACCAAAAGACCTCGCGCGAGCCGGTGATGGCGTTGAGTCCGGGCGACGTGCAGCATGCGCTGCGTCAATTGGAAGGGCGTGGGCTTGCGCGGCAGCAGTTCTCGTCGCGCGCCGAGCGCTACGAGCATCGCCTGGCGGCGGCGCTGGATCTGACCCAGCAGCAGGTGATCCTGGTCGGGCTGCTGTTGTTGCGCGGTCCGCAGACGGTGAACGAGTTGCTGTCGCGGGCCGAGCGCATGGCGCGGTTCGCCGACGCCGAGGATGTGCGGCACCAGTTGGAGCGGCTGGCGCAACGCCAGTTGGCGGTGCAGTTGCCGCGCGCCAGCGGCCAGCGCGAGGACCGTTACATGCACCTGCTCGGCGGGCCGATCGATGCGGAGGCGTTGGCGGCATCGTTCAAGTCGCGTCCGGCGGCGTCCGGCAACGACGAGCTGGAAGCGCGGGTGCAGGCCTTGGAGGCGGAGCTGGCGGAGCTGCGCGAGATCGTTGCCGGGTTGCAGGCGCAGAGCGGGACGGCGTAGTGCCTCAGGTGATTGAGCGTGCCCAGCAACGAGCCGAAGAAGGCGCCGCGCGGCTGCGCGATGGCGTGTTCCGACAGCGTCGCCGCGGCGGCGTAGAGCCGCTCGTTCATCCACTGGTTGTAGCGTGCGAGCAGTTGCAGCGATTCCAGGGTGTCCACGGCTCAGGGGTCCGGTTGCGCGGCGGGTGCCTGCAGGTCGCGCGCGTACAGCTCGACGTCGTGCGCGTCGTCCGCGATCCGGATGCGGCGCTGCGCGGTGAAGCCCAGCGCCTGCAACAGCCGGATCGAACGCGGGTTGTCCGGCGCCACGATCGCGCATAGGCGCGGCAGTGCCAGGGTGTCCTGCGCGTAGGCCAGGACCGCCTGCGTGGCTTCGCTGGCATAGCCGTGCCCTTGGTAGGCCTGCAACAGGGCGTAGCCGAGGTCCGGCGCGGGCAGGGTGGGGCGCAGCACCAGGCCGGCCACGCCGAGCCAGGCGCCGTCGTCGCGGCGTTCCATGGCATACAGGCCGAAGCCATGCTGGGTGTAGCTGAGCACCGCGCCGTCGGCGAGGTAGCGGCGCGCCTGGGCTTCGTCGCGCACGCCGCGGTCGCCGATATGGGTCAGGAAGCCGGGGTCGTTGAGCAGCGCCAGCATCGCGGCGGCGTCGCGATCGGGCTCCAGCAAGCGCAGGCGCAGGCGCGCGGTTTCGATCACGGTGGACATGGCCGGTTCCTTGCTGGGACGACGAGCGCGCCAGCGTGGCGCGACCTCCGCGGCTTGGCAAGTCGCAGGGGTTCGCCTGGCGCGTAACGCGACTGCAACATCGCCCTTGCAGGGAAAACCGAGCGGCTGCCCAGCCTGGCAACTCCGTGCGCCGTACCTGCTCAAGCGACGCCATTACACGCAGCCGGGGCGCCCCGTGGCGGCCAGCAGTGTGCCACAGCCATCGATGCCCATCGCTTCGACACGCATGCTGGGGAATCCCCCATAGCGGCAGCAACGCCCGCCCGCCATCGCACGCGACCCACCTCCATCCGCATCGCCGCAGGCCGCCTACGCGACATCGCCCGCAGATGCAAGCCAACCTCCGGTTGGCCATCGGCGAACGTCCAGTTAACAGCTTCACGCCCTGTGTCGGTATTCTGGCGCCCATGCGATCCATCCCCCGCCTCGCCCTGCTCTTGTCCTTGCTGTCGCTGGCCGGCCTCGTCCAGGCGCGCGGCACGATCGAAAAAGTCCAGATACAAGGCCTGGACGAGGACGACGACGCGGCGATGATCGAGAACATCGAGGTCTCGCTGTCGCTGTACCAGACCATCGGCAAGGTCCAGGGCGAATCGCGCCTGGAGTACCTGCTGAGCCAGGCCGAGCGGCAGACCCGGCAGGCGCTGGAGCCGTTCGGCTACTACACCCCGACCATCACCGTCGAAGCGCCGCGCAACGACGACAAGCTCAACGTGACCCTGCACGTGGACAAGGGCGAGCCGGTGCGGGTGCGCAACTTCCATGTCGGCATCACCGGCCCGGCCGAGGACGACAGCTACCTGGGCGAGGACCTGCAGAACTTCCGGCCCAAGGCCGACGAGGTCTTCGACCACACCACCTACGAGACCAGCAAGGTCACCATCACCCGGCGCCTGGCCGAACGCGGCTATTTCGATGCCGACTTCACCCAGCGCAAGGTCGAGGTGACCCGCGCCGACCATGCCGCCGACATCGACCTGAGCTGGGACAGCGGCCGCCGCTACAACATGGGCGCGATCCGCTTCCACCAGGACTACTTCCGGCAGGACTTGTTCGACCCGCTGGTGTACTGGGACGAAGGCAGCTACTACCACGAAGGTAAGCTCGACCGGCTGCGCGAATCGCTGGTCAAGCTCGACTACTTCAGCGCCGTCGACATCCAGCCCAAGCCCGAGGAAGCCGACGCCGACGGCAACGTGCCGGTCGACGTGAACCTGACCCGCGCCAAGCGCAGCATCTACACCAGCGGCATCAGCTACGGCAGCGAGAGCGGCGCCGGCGTGCGCCTGGGCGTGGACCGCCGCTACGTCAACGCGCGCGGACACAAGCTCAGCACCCAGCTGGACTACGCGCAGAAGCGCAAGAGCCTGATCACCAGCTACCGGGTGCCGGCGTTCCGCTGGCTCGACGGCTGGTACACCGCCTCGATGCGCGCCTACGACGAGCAGACCGACTACATCGACCTGCGCAACCTCAAGCTCACCGGCAGCCGCAGCGGCGAGATCAACGAGCACTGGACCGCGATCGCCTCGCTCAACGCGCTGCGCGAGCGCTGGCGCTACGCCACCGACACCGTGTTCGACGATGCGCTGTACCAGTACTCCACGCTGGTCTATCCGCAGATCGAGGCCGACTACGTGGGCGTGGACGACAAGGTGTTCCCGCGCAAGGGGTTCAGCGGCAACGTCAGCCTGCGCGCCGGCGCCGAAGGACTCGGCTCCGATGCCAGCTTCACCCAGGCGCACCTGCGCCTGAACTGGTTCCAGGGCCTGGGCGCCAACAGCCGGCTGATCCTGCGCGGCGAAGCCGGCAGCACCTGGACCAACGCCCTGGTGGCGATGCCGCCGAGCCTGCGGTTCTTCGCCGGCGGCGACAACAGCATCCGCGGCTACGCGTTCCGCGAGGTCGGCCCGCGCACGCCCAGACCCGACCGCTTCGCCCTCGGCGCCAAGCACGTGCTCACCGGCAGCGCCGAATACGAGCACTACTTCAAGGGCGGGCCATGGGGCGGCGCGGTCTTCGTCGATAGCGGCAGCGCCTTCGACGACACCCCCGACTGGCACACCGGCGTCGGCTTCGGCGTGCGCTGGCGCTCGCCGGTGGGGCCGGTACGGGTGGACATCGCGCATGGCCTGAACGATCCGGACTCGCAGTTCCAGCTCTATCTCAACATCGGAGCCAACCTGTGAGCGCGACCGGTCCGGCCACGCCCGCCGCGCCGCCGCCGCGGCGCCCGCGCTTCTACCGGCGCAAGCGCTTCTGGTGGGGCTCGGCGCTGACCATCGCCGGGCTCGGCCTGCTGGCCTTGATCGCCGTGTACTGGCTGCTGCAGACCGTGGCCGGGCGCGACGTGCTGCTGGCGCAGGTCGTGGCGCGGCTGCCGGCCGGGTCCTCGCTGACCTGGGAGCGCGCCGAGGGTCCGCTGGCCGGCCCGCTGACCCTGTACAACCTGGATTTCCGCTACGAGGAGATCCACTTCACCGCCGAGCGCGCCTACCTGGATCCGGACATCCGCCCGCTGCTCGGGCGCAAGCTGCAGCTGGACGTGCTGCAACTGAAGAACGCCACGCTCAACCTGGCCAAGAGCGAGGAACCATTCGAACTGCCGAGCTGGCCGCAGTCGCTGCCGCAGATCGAAGTGCCGCTGGCGCTGCAGGCCGATCACATCACCATCGACGGACTGCGCATCACCCAGGCGCAGCAACCGATGATCGACATCCGCACGCTGCGCGGCGGCATCGAGGTCGCCAACGGCGAATTCCGCTCGAAGCAATTGGTGGTGACCAGCGACCGCGGCGATTTCCGCGTCGACGGCGACTACGTGCCGGCGCAGGACTACAAGGCCGACCTCACCGCCAGCGCCGTGCTGCCGGCCGCGCGCGGGCGCACGCTGGCGCGGTTGGGCCTGGTCGCGCGCGGCAATCTGGACAAGATGGAAGTGGCGATCGCCGGCAACGCCCCGGCGCCGCTGCGCGCCACCCTGGTGTTCACCGGGCGCACCGATCCCACTTGGCAGTTCGCCGCCAGCAGCAAGGCGCTGGACCCGTCGCTGTTCGTGCCGCCGGGCGATGCCGCGGCCGACGCCGGCGAACCGATCGCGTTCGACCTTAGCGCCTCCGGCAAGGGCGGCGACGCCAAGCTGCAAGGCCAGCTCGCGTACGGCGCGCAGAAGCTGACGCTGGATCCGTCCAACGTGCGCCTGGACAACCAGGTGCTCACCGTCGCGCCGCTGCAGCTGCGCGCCTTCGACGGCCAGGCGCGGCTGCGCGGCACCGCCGATTTCCGCGATCCG
This sequence is a window from Xanthomonas sp. CFBP 8443. Protein-coding genes within it:
- a CDS encoding DUF480 domain-containing protein, whose protein sequence is MTDTPAPPVLSAIEARALGCLIEKEATTPDAYPLTVNATVVAANQKTSREPVMALSPGDVQHALRQLEGRGLARQQFSSRAERYEHRLAAALDLTQQQVILVGLLLLRGPQTVNELLSRAERMARFADAEDVRHQLERLAQRQLAVQLPRASGQREDRYMHLLGGPIDAEALAASFKSRPAASGNDELEARVQALEAELAELREIVAGLQAQSGTA
- a CDS encoding GNAT family N-acetyltransferase, which gives rise to MSTVIETARLRLRLLEPDRDAAAMLALLNDPGFLTHIGDRGVRDEAQARRYLADGAVLSYTQHGFGLYAMERRDDGAWLGVAGLVLRPTLPAPDLGYALLQAYQGHGYASEATQAVLAYAQDTLALPRLCAIVAPDNPRSIRLLQALGFTAQRRIRIADDAHDVELYARDLQAPAAQPDP
- a CDS encoding autotransporter assembly complex family protein, which gives rise to MRSIPRLALLLSLLSLAGLVQARGTIEKVQIQGLDEDDDAAMIENIEVSLSLYQTIGKVQGESRLEYLLSQAERQTRQALEPFGYYTPTITVEAPRNDDKLNVTLHVDKGEPVRVRNFHVGITGPAEDDSYLGEDLQNFRPKADEVFDHTTYETSKVTITRRLAERGYFDADFTQRKVEVTRADHAADIDLSWDSGRRYNMGAIRFHQDYFRQDLFDPLVYWDEGSYYHEGKLDRLRESLVKLDYFSAVDIQPKPEEADADGNVPVDVNLTRAKRSIYTSGISYGSESGAGVRLGVDRRYVNARGHKLSTQLDYAQKRKSLITSYRVPAFRWLDGWYTASMRAYDEQTDYIDLRNLKLTGSRSGEINEHWTAIASLNALRERWRYATDTVFDDALYQYSTLVYPQIEADYVGVDDKVFPRKGFSGNVSLRAGAEGLGSDASFTQAHLRLNWFQGLGANSRLILRGEAGSTWTNALVAMPPSLRFFAGGDNSIRGYAFREVGPRTPRPDRFALGAKHVLTGSAEYEHYFKGGPWGGAVFVDSGSAFDDTPDWHTGVGFGVRWRSPVGPVRVDIAHGLNDPDSQFQLYLNIGANL